One Azospirillum brasilense DNA window includes the following coding sequences:
- a CDS encoding flagellar biosynthesis regulator FlaF, giving the protein MKPTPTYANKPTSDNPRDVEAWALAEASRRLIDAGRSPVNEETLRGALQLNQRLWTIFQAAMTEEDCGHPPEVRTNIAALSLLVDRETMARLIDLDVSKLETLISINRSVASGLTARPDAPAQVQPAPAPQAARAPMAPPVSAPDGQPPRQSLRISI; this is encoded by the coding sequence ATGAAGCCGACACCGACATACGCGAACAAGCCGACCTCCGACAATCCCCGCGATGTCGAGGCTTGGGCTTTGGCGGAGGCGTCGCGACGCCTGATCGATGCCGGGCGCAGCCCCGTGAACGAAGAGACGCTTCGCGGTGCCCTGCAATTGAACCAGCGCCTGTGGACGATTTTCCAGGCCGCGATGACCGAGGAGGATTGCGGCCACCCGCCGGAGGTGCGGACCAATATCGCCGCCCTGTCGCTGCTGGTCGACCGCGAGACCATGGCCCGGCTGATCGACCTGGATGTGTCGAAGCTGGAGACCCTCATCAGCATCAACCGTTCGGTGGCAAGCGGCCTGACTGCCCGCCCCGACGCGCCCGCCCAGGTCCAGCCGGCGCCGGCTCCGCAGGCGGCGCGCGCGCCGATGGCTCCGCCGGTTTCCGCTCCGGACGGCCAGCCGCCGCGCCAGTCGCTGCGGATCTCGATCTGA
- the flgK gene encoding flagellar hook-associated protein FlgK: MSLFGALGSATASLRAVQAQVKLVSDNVARADDPTRTRHTVSNVLDSNGFVLTSQYRREVDSALLSQVQDLTAREGSSATKSSYMQQLGDLLRTTSGKPQLNQYAEAFQTAWKAVETSPESEVAQYQLIQAADTFAREINRVSQGVEDMDREIQGDLSQSVGEVNRLLKEIESINNNIVSLQGYGSAGNEVADKRDGLIRELSTYVGVRTMARPDGRIAVFTPTGLALVDSQAANLSYEGGNINLTVGNQVTNVNQHLKEGKVAALMNLRADGSTANPPQAASADPTTEVIRKLRSQLDAYAQMFTGSTKPGEPTSFRDAYDQAKTVPGEEGTQFFMGNDRFTIHVNENLLNNTKKLKSAAVKDVVTALSATGRSFQADGLKLEGASFSSITSNITGGWMSAAKTAMDKSSLDKDSRQILEERYHATTGVNIDEEIANLQQLQTSYAASARVMQVANTMFDALEAIVR; this comes from the coding sequence ATGTCCCTCTTCGGCGCCCTCGGCAGCGCGACGGCCAGCCTCCGTGCGGTCCAGGCCCAGGTGAAGCTGGTCTCGGACAACGTCGCCCGCGCCGACGACCCCACCCGCACCCGGCACACCGTGTCGAACGTGCTGGATTCCAACGGGTTCGTCCTCACCTCCCAGTACCGCCGCGAGGTCGATTCCGCCCTGCTCAGCCAGGTGCAGGACCTGACCGCGCGCGAGGGCTCGTCGGCCACCAAATCCTCCTACATGCAGCAGCTGGGCGACCTGCTGCGTACGACCAGCGGCAAGCCGCAGTTGAACCAGTACGCCGAAGCCTTCCAGACCGCCTGGAAGGCGGTGGAAACCTCCCCGGAGAGCGAGGTCGCGCAGTACCAGCTCATCCAGGCCGCCGACACCTTCGCGCGCGAGATCAATCGCGTGTCCCAGGGTGTCGAGGACATGGACCGCGAGATCCAGGGGGACCTCAGCCAGTCGGTCGGCGAGGTGAACCGGCTGCTGAAGGAAATCGAGAGCATCAACAACAACATCGTGTCGCTGCAGGGCTACGGCTCGGCCGGCAACGAGGTGGCCGACAAGCGCGACGGGCTGATCCGCGAGCTGAGCACCTATGTCGGCGTGCGCACGATGGCCCGCCCGGACGGCCGCATCGCCGTCTTCACCCCCACGGGACTGGCGCTGGTCGACAGCCAGGCGGCAAATCTTTCCTACGAGGGCGGCAATATCAACCTGACGGTGGGCAATCAAGTCACCAACGTCAACCAGCACCTGAAGGAAGGCAAGGTTGCCGCGCTGATGAACCTGCGGGCCGACGGCTCCACCGCCAACCCGCCGCAGGCGGCCAGCGCCGACCCGACCACCGAGGTGATCCGCAAACTGCGCTCGCAGCTCGACGCTTACGCGCAGATGTTCACCGGCTCCACCAAGCCGGGCGAGCCCACCAGCTTCCGCGACGCCTACGATCAGGCCAAGACGGTCCCGGGCGAGGAAGGCACGCAGTTCTTCATGGGCAACGACCGCTTCACCATCCACGTGAACGAAAACCTGCTGAACAACACCAAGAAGCTGAAGAGCGCGGCCGTCAAGGACGTGGTCACGGCGCTCAGCGCGACGGGCCGCAGCTTCCAGGCCGACGGGCTGAAGCTGGAGGGCGCGTCCTTCAGTTCCATCACCAGCAACATCACCGGCGGCTGGATGTCCGCGGCCAAGACTGCGATGGACAAGTCCTCGTTGGACAAGGACTCCCGCCAGATCCTGGAGGAGCGCTACCACGCGACGACCGGCGTCAACATCGACGAGGAAATCGCGAATCTGCAGCAGCTCCAGACCTCCTACGCCGCGTCGGCACGGGTCATGCAAGTGGCCAACACGATGTTTGACGCGCTGGAGGCGATCGTCCGATGA